AGTTTTATGTGCGAGCATTACCAGGAATTAAATTGCGAATCTGTCCCAGATCAGACTTCCACatatgaaaacaaataagtatTATAATAAGATACACTCCATAGGATCAGGAGTTAAAAGTTTAATCAACTAAAAACCTCAGGAAAAAAACAATTCCTCAACAAATAAGCTGAGCCAAAGAAGAGACTACAACAGAAAGACactttgaaaaaataaacacatcACATCTATTGTCATGGAGGCTTTAACATACCATGTAAAAGCAACTCTCCCGAGGCACTATATAACAATTGTCCAGAATTTCAGCCACCGCATCATCCTTGGTGTCATTAGCAACCAAATTATTGAATGCAGGTAGCACCTTCTGTTCACAGCATTGCACACTAAGCGAATCTGAGAAATCAAAGAATTACATTCATGCAGTAAGTTTTTATTCACCAGCCACCTCCACAAAATCTAACTAAAAAAGATTCCAACATTGTGCCAATGACAGAAGAAACTCAATATAATAGTTAGCCACCACAAAAAACAGGTATCTAGACTTTAGCTCTGCTTGCATAAACTTTTGCATAAGCAcctataggagaagaaaataagaaggtaaaacCAAAGGGCCCGTTTGGGTAAGCTTCTTTAGAAGCACTcctaggagaagaaaataaaaagaaaaaaagtgaaatgagATTCTCCATTAGCTCATCTTAGCTTATGTAGAAGTTCatcacattttattcttcttatttttttctcttagaaGTGCTTCTAAAGAAGGTTAGCCAAACATGCCCTTAAGTTTATCccataagctaaaatcaactaaaGCACTTAAATTTTATACGAGTACTCTCATCTAACTTCTCCAACAGCTGAAGTGCACTCAACTAAATTATGGGAAAAGcttaatttatttcttctaCTGTAAGTATTTatgaagaagtttatccaaacaggaCCTCTGACATTAAAAACCATGAAGTTAGATGTAACTCTTATGATATGTTTGGATTCATAGAAAGACATGGAATGGAGGAAAATAGAATCAATCAGTTACAGAACCTGTCCCATTCAACCCAATACTATTCCATTCACTTCTCAAACAGTTATATAGAAACTTTCCTCCaattcattataaaaatttcaaaataatagtgaggtaactttattttattccattGAATAATATTCCATTCCACTCATTGTCATGAGTAATAGTAACCCAAACAAAGCCTTACCAatgcaaaacacaaaaacaaatgaACATCAATAATCAAGGAAGAGTGAGCGAACAAAAATACTCACTCACCTTCCAACTCGTTTGGGGGCAGGTGAGTGTCAGCGTCACTAACACGTAAACTTAGTGTTACCTCAAGTTGAGGCGACCCCCGTCCCAGGTCAACGAAAGAGTGTTGTTGACCACCCTCACACTCCTTCTTCGAGCAACGCGATTCACTCTTTAAAGTTTTCAAAACATTCAACAGTTCAGTTGATTTCAGCAAACACTCGTGTGCCGCCAACAACAAAGGCCTCGCTTCCTACACAAGCCACACGagtaaatgtaatattttttttcttcgcaCTGTGCGAAATACTAATCTTCGTTGAAAAACTTACCCAACCTGAAATCTTCTTCAATGAGAGTATCACTCAAAGTATCAACTTATTCTTCTCAATgtaattttaaagttaaattacaaaaaaataaataatagtgtaAGCATAATAAGagacttaattattaatttgttctttaaattattttaaatgattttaaaataattaagccCTATTAATACTACCATTACCTGGTGACGCTGTAGAGCAATTAGTTCTCTTTCGTTCAGAGGTGGAGGCTCTTTGGGTTTCCGTTTCCGTTTTCTGAGAGAGGAACTAACGGTGGAGGAGACGGAGTTGGGGGTTGTTGGGGATTTGAAGAAACGGGAATAGTAGGTAGAAGGAGAAACGGTGAAACGGTGGTAGGAACGATTGAGAACGCGAACGGGGTCGACGAAAACGGCGTTTGAATCATCGAAGTAGTATATACCGGATTCGTAAAACAACGAAAGCTTCTGTGAGTCGTCGTGTTCTCCTTCCATGCCTCAACTCACTACTCCACAGCACCCTGCTGCTACTGACTTTGAGTGCCAACATAAATAAATGGGTTGGGCTTTTCAACCTGGGCCCATTGAGAAGATAGATTACAATCACTTCACTGCTGAAATCCTGAGATTACAGgagattgtataattttttttgtattttttaatgtttacaaCAACTTTTTCTCTTATGAAACATGCTGAAATATTTTGAAACTATCCGATAAGTTAGTGTACTGTACAAGATATTTCaatgtaatataatatttttttaatgattaaaggGTTAGTGTAGGAGtacaaaaaatgatttttgtgtTATATCACAAAACTTCAAGGAGTGTtagtttagtttcttttttttaaggaactTAGTTTactcttttaaatattataagatgCTCTCTCTTTAGACTCAAAGGTAAagtaaattaactatttttttacgtTAAGAAGATTAATTagtgtcatttaattttaaaattatatttaaaaaatatttttttaagtgttttttattggaacttaaaaatagtaattaaaaataaattttcaattaattaaaaaaaatagaatggtACCATTTaatcaagtaaaaataattaaaatttatttatatttcagtCCACTAACCAATTTTTTATGCTGCTTATAATTAATACTTGGGGGAGAGTATCCCATTTCGGTCCCTCAAATTTTAACATGTAACTATTTATAGAGTATCTAACTTCTTTTACGGTGTTCGTCCACGTGCCAtgcaaaattaatatatcaaaattaaattatcagcGTCCaagtaaagtaaattataattattagtcaagttttatttattttttatcaaattttagatTAGTCAATATTTTCCCCCTAATGAACAAcagaattaagaaaaaaaaatattataattttaattgtaaaaaagtGCAATGCTAAAAGTAAACtagtaaattaaaaagtaagaaTAACATTGAAAGTAAGAAAAATCACTGTTCATAAtatgttcataatatatatatatatatatatatatatatatatatatataaaatatgtaagtACCATATTTaccgaaaataaataaataatatatttgataattATTGTTAGGAATATTTATGAGTGTTTTGGGAATCAAAGACTAGCATGATATGTTaaccataaaatttaattatttatgatattaaataattttataagaatagCCTGATACTTTTATTACAgtaaaactagtttttttttaactccagAAAGCTAAATTCTCATCTCTTTTATGAGAacaattttgtgggaaaaaatatatatagctaCACAAACAAGAACATTGTCACATagtgaaaaaggaaagaaaatgtaGCAATGAGGATCAGGGAGAAGTGAAAGAAAGAGGGAAGAGAAGTGTATTTGaactcctttaaaaaaaaaaaagaagaaaagagtatttgaagttttgaacAGGTGAAACgagtaaaaaaaatggtattcAAGTAaagtttttaacttaaaaaataaggaTAAGAAGTACATTTAGCAATTGCCAATTCCTAATTACGAGAAGCCTGGatctgaactttttttttgttgttgttatgggACAATTTTTTAAAGCTTAGCTTGATATGTTTCAAAGATCAAATGACCTAAAAAAGCATACTTGACTTGTTTTATAGTAAGGCTTATAAATATAGGCCTACGGGCTTATATCAGGATTATTGGCCCGACCTGGTATAATTTTTCTATATAAACGTATTggtatttatacatttttaaattattatgtgtaatttatgtattatatataatacaataatatcataatatattatatagataTAAATAAGTTAACCTATCAAATTCAATAGTCCTTTTTAAAGCATCAGGcctcacttcttcttttttttgttaaacaaacttttttaaaaatctatatttgacatttttaataaataagttagaTCAGGTTACGACTTATGCAGGTCATATTATAATTTCTTGACATGCCGtccaacttattttattttcacccttattctcaagaaaaaagaatatatttcacttttaaaaaaaggtaTGCATTgagaaaaatacttatttaaataaatatatcaaactTAGATTACGTTTGTCAAATCAtttagttagtttttattttttttactaattgaaaaatttgtttgattatttgataaataaattttttttaataacttcttaatatcttttaacattttttaaaacgttatttaaa
The genomic region above belongs to Glycine max cultivar Williams 82 chromosome 14, Glycine_max_v4.0, whole genome shotgun sequence and contains:
- the LOC100807601 gene encoding methyltransferase-like protein 2 isoform X2, with product MEGEHDDSQKLSLFYESGIYYFDDSNAVFVDPVRVLNRSYHRFTVSPSTYYSRFFKSPTTPNSVSSTVSSSLRKRKRKPKEPPPLNERELIALQRHQEARPLLLAAHECLLKSTELLNVLKTLKSESRCSKKECEGGQQHSFVDLGRGSPQLEVTLSLRVSDADTHLPPNELEDSLSVQCCEQKVLPAFNNLVANDTKDDAVAEILDNCYIVPRESCFYMSDLGQIRNLIPAHADSGFNLIVVDPPWENASAHQKSRYFLSLPIKQLTHTEGAIVALWVTNREKLRSFVERELFPAWGVSYAATFYWLKVKQNGSWICDLDLFHHRPYECLILGYSPGKVNNTDNQSKFKPVKNDRVIMSIPGDFSRKPPIGDLLLEYVPGLKPSRCIELFAREIMAGWVAWGNEPLYFQDSKYFVKKMDQ
- the LOC100807601 gene encoding methyltransferase-like protein 2 isoform X1 yields the protein MEGEHDDSQKLSLFYESGIYYFDDSNAVFVDPVRVLNRSYHRFTVSPSTYYSRFFKSPTTPNSVSSTVSSSLRKRKRKPKEPPPLNERELIALQRHQEARPLLLAAHECLLKSTELLNVLKTLKSESRCSKKECEGGQQHSFVDLGRGSPQLEVTLSLRVSDADTHLPPNELEDSLSVQCCEQKVLPAFNNLVANDTKDDAVAEILDNCYIVPRESCFYMSDLGQIRNLIPAHADSGFNLIVVDPPWENASAHQKSRYATLPNRYFLSLPIKQLTHTEGAIVALWVTNREKLRSFVERELFPAWGVSYAATFYWLKVKQNGSWICDLDLFHHRPYECLILGYSPGKVNNTDNQSKFKPVKNDRVIMSIPGDFSRKPPIGDLLLEYVPGLKPSRCIELFAREIMAGWVAWGNEPLYFQDSKYFVKKMDQ